A stretch of Myroides oncorhynchi DNA encodes these proteins:
- a CDS encoding Gfo/Idh/MocA family protein: MLKVGVLGAGHLGKIHLRLLNQSEKYELVGFYDPFKENADKVAAEFGYRKFDTIEELIQAVDVVDIVTPTLSHFDCAKQAIKAGKHVFLEKPITTTIEEAEAIIALAAEYNVLGQVGHVERFNPAFIAVVPKIENPMFIETHRLAEFNPRGTDVPVVLDLMIHDLDAILSVVKSPVKHVSASGVAVLSESPDISNARVEFENGCVANITASRISMKNMRKSRFFQRDAYISVDYLEKTCEVVKMKEAPETPGDFDLILQNAEGVKKQIYYDNPEVLANNAILDELETFHDAIVNQTTPIVTLDDGTKALRLAYQIIEAMEKN, translated from the coding sequence ATGCTTAAAGTTGGAGTATTGGGAGCAGGCCACCTAGGTAAAATTCACCTACGCTTACTTAACCAATCTGAAAAATATGAACTAGTAGGATTTTATGATCCTTTTAAAGAGAATGCTGATAAAGTAGCAGCAGAATTTGGCTATAGAAAATTTGACACTATAGAGGAGTTAATTCAGGCAGTAGATGTAGTGGATATCGTTACACCTACCCTTTCTCACTTTGATTGTGCAAAACAAGCTATCAAGGCTGGTAAGCATGTATTCTTAGAAAAACCTATTACTACGACTATTGAAGAAGCTGAGGCAATCATAGCATTAGCCGCTGAATATAATGTACTTGGACAGGTAGGACACGTAGAGCGTTTTAACCCTGCGTTTATCGCTGTGGTTCCTAAGATAGAGAATCCGATGTTTATCGAGACGCACCGTCTAGCTGAGTTTAACCCTAGAGGGACAGATGTACCTGTAGTATTAGACCTAATGATACACGATCTAGATGCTATCTTAAGCGTAGTCAAGTCTCCAGTAAAACATGTAAGTGCTAGCGGAGTGGCGGTACTTAGTGAGTCTCCGGATATCTCTAACGCTCGTGTAGAGTTTGAGAACGGATGTGTGGCGAATATCACAGCTAGCCGTATCTCAATGAAGAATATGCGCAAATCTCGCTTCTTCCAACGCGATGCTTATATCTCTGTAGATTACCTAGAGAAAACCTGTGAAGTAGTGAAGATGAAAGAAGCGCCAGAAACACCTGGTGACTTTGACCTAATCTTACAAAATGCTGAAGGCGTTAAGAAACAAATTTACTATGATAACCCTGAGGTATTAGCAAATAATGCTATATTAGACGAGTTAGAGACATTCCACGATGCGATAGTAAACCAGACTACTCCTATCGTAACCTTAGATGACGGTACTAAAGCACTTCGCTTAGCGTATCAAATCATCGAAGCGATGGAAAAAAATTAA
- a CDS encoding protein-L-isoaspartate(D-aspartate) O-methyltransferase, with amino-acid sequence MKDSAKHQGLRNQLVEVLKQKGIVDTNVLDAIKRVPRHLFLDSSFEDFAYQDKAFPIGAGQTISHPYTVAFQSQLLQIKKDDKILEIGTGSGYQTAVLVAMGARVYSVERQNELYKKTSALLPKLGIRPRLMTFGDGYKGLPNYAPFDAIIVTAGAPFIPQALLGQIKVGGRLIIPIGEEQQIMTELIRINEKQFEKHEHGDFKFVPMLENKN; translated from the coding sequence GTGAAAGATTCTGCAAAACATCAAGGTCTTAGAAACCAGTTGGTTGAAGTGCTTAAGCAAAAAGGGATTGTTGATACGAATGTTTTAGACGCCATTAAGCGAGTACCACGTCACTTATTCTTAGATTCGAGTTTCGAGGATTTTGCGTATCAAGATAAAGCTTTTCCCATCGGTGCTGGACAAACCATCTCACATCCATATACTGTGGCATTTCAGTCACAATTACTTCAAATCAAAAAAGATGATAAAATTTTAGAGATTGGTACAGGTAGTGGATATCAGACTGCTGTGTTAGTAGCCATGGGAGCTAGAGTGTACAGTGTAGAAAGACAAAATGAACTGTATAAAAAGACTTCTGCTTTACTGCCTAAACTAGGTATTAGACCTAGGCTGATGACATTCGGTGACGGGTATAAAGGACTACCTAACTATGCGCCCTTCGATGCGATTATTGTTACAGCAGGAGCGCCTTTTATCCCACAGGCCTTATTAGGACAGATAAAAGTTGGGGGTAGGCTAATTATCCCTATCGGAGAAGAACAGCAAATCATGACGGAACTTATCCGCATCAATGAAAAGCAATTCGAAAAACACGAACATGGAGACTTTAAGTTTGTCCCAATGCTTGAGAATAAGAATTGA
- a CDS encoding exonuclease domain-containing protein, with amino-acid sequence MYAVLDIETTGGQFNEEGITEIAIYKFDGNQIVDQFISLVNPEMEIQPFVVKLTGINTSMLRLAPKFYEVAKRIIEITQNCVLVAHNAEFDYRVLRNEFKRLGYEYSRNTLCTVELSQKLLPDMPSYSLGKLVRSLGIPIADRHRANGDAMATEKLFELLLSKDKEKTILTSMIKSDIKTGINPKFLDIIDTLPSTVGIYYILDKEGTIIFIGKSKNIRKKVLQHFTSNSAVFKKIQQESYTVTFEKTGTELIALLKEAEEIQTNKPKYNKVNKSSVFPYSLYLKANIEGYIYLAVEKTDGRKKNFMAFTSPNEARKFLHKVFQGQSELPYVNFIYEKKSTKITENNFFVDFTQTREQFNAKVLELLKPFDIDNDNVIIIDKGRKVDEKSAVALEKGKLNGYCFFNLNHQINAPERIAANLTPVLFNRNSRNIILNYLNKKSGYKLIHY; translated from the coding sequence TTGTACGCAGTCTTAGATATAGAAACTACTGGTGGGCAGTTTAATGAAGAAGGGATCACCGAAATTGCTATCTACAAGTTTGATGGAAATCAAATTGTAGATCAGTTTATCAGTTTAGTTAACCCAGAAATGGAGATACAGCCATTTGTAGTCAAGCTTACGGGGATAAATACATCTATGCTACGGCTAGCTCCTAAGTTCTATGAAGTGGCTAAACGCATCATAGAGATAACGCAGAACTGTGTGCTAGTGGCTCATAATGCTGAGTTTGACTATCGCGTACTGCGCAATGAGTTTAAACGGCTAGGGTACGAATATAGTCGTAATACACTATGCACGGTAGAGCTATCTCAAAAGTTACTACCTGATATGCCCTCGTATAGTCTAGGTAAGTTAGTGCGTTCGTTAGGCATCCCTATCGCAGATAGACATAGAGCTAATGGAGATGCTATGGCTACTGAGAAGCTGTTCGAATTACTGCTATCAAAAGACAAAGAAAAAACGATACTTACCTCTATGATTAAGTCTGATATCAAAACAGGTATTAATCCTAAGTTTTTAGACATCATAGATACACTACCTTCTACTGTTGGGATATACTATATCTTAGACAAAGAAGGTACAATCATATTTATAGGAAAAAGCAAGAATATCAGAAAGAAGGTACTGCAGCACTTTACAAGTAACTCTGCCGTATTCAAGAAAATACAACAAGAGAGCTATACTGTGACTTTCGAAAAGACAGGTACAGAATTAATCGCGTTGCTCAAGGAAGCAGAAGAGATACAGACTAATAAACCTAAATATAATAAGGTGAATAAAAGTAGTGTGTTTCCTTATTCTCTTTATCTAAAAGCAAACATAGAAGGATATATATATCTAGCTGTTGAGAAAACAGATGGAAGAAAGAAAAACTTCATGGCGTTCACTTCGCCTAATGAAGCAAGAAAGTTCTTGCATAAGGTATTTCAAGGGCAAAGTGAATTGCCTTATGTAAACTTCATTTACGAGAAAAAATCAACGAAGATTACAGAAAACAACTTCTTTGTTGACTTTACACAAACAAGAGAGCAGTTCAACGCCAAGGTACTTGAACTTCTTAAGCCTTTTGACATTGATAATGACAATGTTATCATCATCGATAAAGGTCGCAAAGTAGATGAGAAGAGTGCTGTAGCATTAGAGAAAGGCAAGCTCAATGGATATTGCTTCTTTAACTTAAACCACCAAATCAACGCCCCAGAACGAATAGCAGCCAATTTAACACCAGTATTATTTAATAGAAATAGCAGAAACATTATTCTAAATTATTTAAATAAGAAATCCGGGTATAAATTAATTCACTATTAA
- a CDS encoding RNA-binding domain-containing protein, whose amino-acid sequence MNEAFIKQLLLDNNENELFELKKAESTFSKDELGKYFSALSNEANLNKREYAYLLFGINDDKVIVGSKISDTQLDEFKLEVFKQTSPQCSFSAVERICIDGKDVILFEIPKCSAGHPMRWKGHCYGRNGESIGALEEFEYERIKGQVRTDWSSKIVAEATMADLDKQAILIARENFKVKNSRVSNEVDNWDDITFLNKAKLLISGQITTTALLLLGKSESTHWLTPAISQLTWILKDVDGIEKDYEHFSSPLLLTVSDVFKKIRNLKYRYIRTDSLFPEEVEQYDPYIIREALNNCIAHQDYLLGGKIVVTESEDGYLLFSNAGDFLPGSIEKVIQADAPQLIYRNKFLVDAMVQLNMIDTIGSGIRKMFRIQKDKYFPLPDYSIGNSYVEVKVMGKVLNMDYARKLAKIKSLSLDKIILLDKVAKGLSLTEAEIHILREDKLIEGRKPNLIISSTVAKQTNQKGEYVKQKGFEDETIELAVVDYLRKFKQAQRTEIEEVLFKHLPSVLTLKQKKDKIKNVLQKLKRDQKVSCENRLWYLKKE is encoded by the coding sequence ATGAATGAGGCATTTATAAAGCAACTGTTGTTAGATAACAATGAGAATGAGCTGTTTGAGTTAAAAAAAGCAGAATCAACATTTTCTAAAGATGAATTAGGGAAGTATTTTTCAGCATTGAGTAATGAGGCAAACTTAAATAAGAGAGAGTATGCTTATCTGCTATTTGGTATTAACGATGATAAAGTTATTGTAGGAAGCAAGATATCAGATACTCAGTTAGATGAATTCAAATTAGAAGTATTTAAACAGACTTCTCCTCAATGTAGTTTTTCTGCAGTAGAACGTATTTGTATCGATGGTAAAGATGTTATTTTATTCGAGATACCGAAATGCTCTGCAGGACATCCTATGAGATGGAAGGGACATTGTTATGGTAGGAATGGTGAAAGTATAGGAGCCTTAGAAGAGTTTGAATATGAACGTATAAAAGGACAAGTAAGAACAGACTGGAGTAGTAAGATAGTTGCGGAAGCTACTATGGCGGACCTTGATAAACAAGCTATTTTAATCGCGCGCGAAAATTTTAAAGTTAAAAATTCACGTGTTAGTAATGAAGTAGATAACTGGGATGATATTACCTTCTTGAATAAAGCAAAGCTATTAATTAGTGGTCAAATAACTACTACAGCGTTGTTACTATTGGGGAAAAGTGAATCTACGCATTGGTTAACTCCTGCTATAAGTCAACTTACTTGGATATTAAAAGATGTTGATGGAATAGAGAAAGATTATGAGCATTTTAGTAGTCCTCTGTTGTTAACAGTAAGTGATGTTTTTAAAAAAATAAGAAACTTAAAATACAGATATATCCGTACTGATTCGTTATTTCCTGAGGAGGTAGAGCAGTATGATCCTTATATTATCCGTGAAGCGCTAAATAACTGTATTGCGCATCAAGATTACTTATTGGGAGGGAAGATAGTAGTTACAGAAAGTGAAGATGGTTATTTATTGTTTTCTAATGCAGGAGATTTTTTACCAGGTAGTATTGAGAAAGTCATTCAAGCAGATGCACCACAGCTTATTTACCGCAATAAGTTTTTGGTAGATGCGATGGTACAGTTAAATATGATAGATACTATAGGAAGTGGAATTAGAAAGATGTTTCGCATACAGAAGGATAAATACTTTCCTTTGCCTGATTACTCCATTGGCAATTCTTATGTAGAAGTTAAGGTAATGGGGAAGGTGTTAAATATGGATTATGCTCGAAAGCTGGCCAAAATAAAGAGTTTATCATTAGATAAAATTATACTATTAGATAAGGTAGCTAAAGGTTTATCATTAACAGAAGCTGAAATACACATATTAAGAGAGGATAAACTTATAGAAGGTCGAAAACCTAATCTTATTATATCTTCTACTGTTGCTAAGCAGACTAATCAAAAAGGGGAGTATGTTAAACAAAAAGGCTTCGAAGATGAGACAATTGAGTTGGCTGTAGTAGATTATCTGAGAAAATTTAAACAAGCACAAAGGACTGAAATAGAGGAAGTGTTGTTTAAACATCTACCAAGTGTACTCACTTTAAAGCAAAAGAAGGATAAAATTAAGAATGTGCTTCAAAAACTAAAAAGGGATCAAAAAGTATCTTGCGAAAATAGATTGTGGTATTTAAAAAAG
- a CDS encoding class I SAM-dependent DNA methyltransferase yields the protein MSVSIAEIENSLEKVFANVDKESFIYEFILSFGVPNSTIERLKKGKFNLADNAGELLWKKKVFFKETTQEGSLYEAIDSLKREERIKKGEYRFVILTNYVQWVAVDMKTGDTLDCSFEELQKYFDFFLPLAGIEKAQYLAENPADVKAAERMAKLYDQINTDNDFQTEEEIHSLNVFLSRLLFCFFAEDTGIFTDQQFTHAIESSTNIDASDIQEYLTDLFTILSLPESHRPDNRVYLQQFPYVNGGLFNKPVPVPVISIRARKLIIDCGRLDWKAINPDIFGSMIQAVVTTDKRGGLGMHYTSVPNIMKVINPLFLDELREQCVRGKESKKELNALLERLQHIKIFDPACGSGNFLIIAYRELRLLEIDILKELAKLTGKVGTGTFDLGNEYTSVISLNNFYGIEIDDFAHEIARLSLWLAEHQMNQYFHVEFGYSKPALPLKDAGCIVHANACRIDWEEVCPKRKGDEIYILGNPPYLGARMQNEEQKKDMEIAFNKQRGINNLDYISIWFYKGAKYIESSNSQLAFVSTNSICQGEQVSLLWPSVLNNIEIGFVHTSFKWSNNAKGNAGVTVIILGLRNVSKDVKYIFKNNIRHEVSNINAYLLEASNVFVIPKTKTLSKLSEMCFGNMPNDGGALLLTREEKNEIKIDTNEAIIKRFVGAEEFIKGIEKYCFWFDEDNYKTYLDVKLINDRFTKVFNHREKSSRQATNKLKDTFYAFGEIRHRNGNSIIIPRHSSENRFYIPIGYLDDSSIIGDSALTIYDAKPYMLSILHSKIHMVWVDTIGGKLETRYRYSAKLCYNTFPFPKITKAKEQELEECAYRILEVRERYPEKTLAQLYDPEKMPADLKEAHQQNDMAVESCYREKPFTSDEERLEYLFKLYEKMIKDEKNKK from the coding sequence ATGAGTGTATCCATAGCTGAGATAGAGAATAGCCTAGAGAAGGTGTTTGCTAATGTAGATAAAGAAAGCTTTATCTATGAATTTATATTGAGTTTTGGCGTACCTAATTCGACGATAGAAAGGTTAAAAAAAGGCAAGTTTAACTTAGCGGATAATGCAGGGGAATTATTGTGGAAGAAGAAGGTGTTCTTTAAAGAAACAACGCAAGAAGGTTCTTTATATGAAGCTATAGATAGTCTGAAAAGAGAGGAACGCATTAAAAAAGGAGAATATCGCTTCGTGATATTGACTAACTATGTGCAATGGGTGGCTGTAGATATGAAAACAGGAGATACATTAGACTGCTCTTTTGAAGAATTACAGAAGTACTTTGATTTCTTTTTGCCATTGGCAGGGATAGAGAAGGCACAGTACTTAGCAGAAAACCCAGCTGATGTAAAAGCAGCTGAGCGAATGGCTAAACTATACGATCAGATTAATACAGATAACGACTTTCAGACAGAGGAAGAAATACATAGTTTGAATGTGTTCTTATCGCGTTTGTTGTTTTGCTTCTTTGCTGAGGATACAGGTATCTTCACAGATCAGCAGTTTACGCATGCGATAGAGAGTTCTACTAATATAGATGCCTCTGATATTCAGGAGTATTTAACTGATTTATTTACTATTCTTAGTTTACCAGAATCACATAGGCCTGATAATAGAGTGTATCTACAGCAGTTTCCTTATGTAAATGGAGGATTGTTTAACAAGCCAGTACCAGTGCCTGTTATTTCTATCCGAGCGCGTAAACTAATTATAGACTGTGGACGTCTGGACTGGAAAGCGATTAACCCAGATATATTTGGGTCGATGATACAGGCGGTAGTGACTACAGATAAACGCGGAGGATTAGGGATGCACTATACCAGTGTACCTAATATTATGAAGGTGATTAATCCGTTGTTCTTAGATGAGTTAAGAGAGCAGTGTGTAAGAGGTAAAGAGAGTAAGAAAGAGCTTAATGCCTTATTAGAGCGCTTACAGCACATCAAGATATTTGACCCTGCCTGTGGTAGTGGTAACTTCTTGATTATTGCTTATAGAGAACTTCGCTTATTAGAAATAGATATCCTAAAAGAACTCGCTAAGCTTACAGGAAAAGTAGGTACAGGTACATTTGATTTAGGGAATGAATATACCTCTGTGATAAGCTTAAATAACTTCTATGGAATAGAGATAGATGACTTCGCACATGAGATTGCTCGTTTATCACTGTGGCTTGCAGAACATCAAATGAATCAATATTTTCATGTTGAATTTGGTTATTCTAAACCTGCACTTCCACTGAAGGATGCGGGTTGTATTGTTCATGCAAATGCCTGTCGTATTGACTGGGAAGAGGTATGCCCTAAAAGGAAAGGAGATGAGATTTATATCTTAGGAAACCCTCCTTATTTGGGTGCTCGTATGCAAAATGAAGAACAGAAAAAGGATATGGAGATTGCTTTTAACAAACAGAGGGGAATTAATAATTTAGATTACATCTCTATTTGGTTTTATAAAGGAGCTAAATATATAGAGTCAAGTAATTCACAATTGGCTTTTGTATCAACAAACTCAATTTGTCAAGGAGAACAGGTTTCTTTATTATGGCCATCAGTACTTAATAATATAGAGATAGGATTTGTTCATACTTCTTTTAAATGGAGTAATAATGCTAAGGGTAATGCAGGAGTTACAGTTATTATATTGGGATTGCGAAACGTGAGTAAGGATGTAAAGTATATCTTTAAAAATAACATAAGACATGAAGTATCTAATATCAATGCTTATTTATTAGAGGCATCAAATGTTTTCGTTATACCTAAAACAAAAACATTGTCTAAATTATCTGAAATGTGTTTTGGTAATATGCCTAATGATGGTGGAGCTTTGCTTTTAACTAGAGAGGAAAAGAACGAAATAAAAATAGACACTAATGAAGCAATAATTAAGAGGTTTGTAGGTGCAGAAGAATTCATTAAGGGAATTGAGAAATATTGTTTTTGGTTTGATGAGGATAATTATAAAACGTATTTAGATGTTAAGTTAATAAATGATCGCTTTACTAAAGTTTTTAATCATAGAGAAAAAAGTTCACGTCAAGCAACTAATAAGTTAAAGGATACTTTTTATGCTTTTGGAGAAATTAGACATAGAAATGGAAACTCTATAATTATACCAAGACATTCTTCAGAAAATAGATTTTATATACCTATAGGTTACTTAGATGATAGTAGTATAATAGGGGATTCAGCCTTAACTATTTATGATGCTAAGCCATATATGTTAAGTATCTTACATTCTAAGATACACATGGTATGGGTAGATACTATAGGAGGGAAGTTAGAAACACGTTATCGTTATTCTGCGAAGCTATGTTACAACACCTTTCCGTTCCCTAAAATAACAAAGGCTAAAGAACAGGAATTAGAAGAGTGTGCATACCGTATCTTAGAGGTGAGAGAACGTTACCCAGAAAAGACTTTAGCGCAGCTATATGATCCAGAGAAGATGCCTGCGGATTTAAAAGAAGCGCATCAACAGAATGATATGGCGGTAGAATCGTGCTATAGAGAGAAACCGTTTACCTCTGATGAAGAACGCTTAGAGTATCTGTTTAAGCTGTATGAGAAGATGATTAAAGACGAAAAGAATAAGAAATAG
- a CDS encoding YggS family pyridoxal phosphate-dependent enzyme, with product MSITANLKHIKDTLPTQVTLVAVSKTKPNEDIAEAYEAGQRIFGENKIQEMTDKYQALPKDIQWHMIGHVQRNKVKYMAPYVSLIHGVDSFRLLKEIDKQAEINNRVIPCLLQMFIAEEETKFGLDKNELEDILSSEDFKALKNIKVVGLMGMATFTDNQTQVKKEFTQLNGIFVQCKKQYGTQDNLDLTIISMGMSNDYTLAIACGSTMVRIGSNIFGNRNY from the coding sequence ATGTCAATTACAGCGAATTTAAAACACATTAAGGATACCTTACCTACTCAGGTGACACTTGTTGCCGTTTCTAAAACGAAGCCCAATGAGGATATCGCAGAAGCTTATGAAGCAGGGCAACGCATATTCGGTGAGAATAAAATTCAGGAAATGACGGATAAATATCAGGCACTTCCTAAGGATATACAGTGGCACATGATTGGGCATGTACAGCGCAACAAAGTGAAGTATATGGCGCCTTATGTATCACTTATCCATGGAGTAGACAGCTTCAGACTATTAAAAGAAATAGATAAACAAGCAGAGATTAACAATCGTGTAATCCCATGTTTATTACAAATGTTTATCGCAGAAGAAGAAACGAAGTTCGGATTAGATAAAAACGAACTAGAAGACATCTTGTCAAGTGAGGATTTTAAAGCCCTGAAGAATATTAAAGTAGTAGGCCTGATGGGAATGGCTACTTTTACCGATAATCAAACACAAGTAAAGAAAGAATTTACACAACTAAATGGTATCTTTGTACAGTGTAAAAAACAATACGGGACACAAGATAATCTCGACCTAACTATTATCTCTATGGGCATGAGTAATGACTATACTCTAGCCATAGCATGTGGTAGTACCATGGTAAGAATAGGAAGTAATATCTTCGGAAACCGCAATTATTAA
- a CDS encoding DUF1015 domain-containing protein, whose translation MAKIIPFKGLRPTRDKVGLVSCRSFEDYNAVEIAYLLEYNPFSFLHVLNPAYVNQSKVTYDKRYKMVAAKLNDFKKEGILINEDKPVYYLYQISTKTWSFTGIVAGTSIEDYQSNVIKKHEDTLEFRVRLFKEYLHHSKFNTEPVLMMYPDQQDIEQWIKTKKDAKPLYDFTTVTKERHTIWRIDTDTDVKWLTEQFANISELYIADGHHRFASAELLQTENENVESIHVHHNSVMTYLIAESNIKIYEFNRIIHDLNNHTKEEFLKLLSKKFTVVNKEQQLWKPAKKMEFGMYLDGDFYALTLKGVRETDCILQQLDAQILYDEVLNPILGLDDLRNDARIDYVPGNESIVTIKELVDDGEYEVGFMLYPTNVSEIKQVADNDLIMPPKSTYIEPKFMNGLFIYEI comes from the coding sequence ATGGCTAAAATAATTCCTTTTAAGGGCCTGCGCCCTACCCGAGATAAAGTGGGCTTAGTCAGCTGTAGATCTTTTGAAGACTACAACGCTGTTGAGATTGCTTATCTATTAGAATACAATCCTTTCTCTTTTTTACACGTCTTAAACCCTGCCTATGTCAACCAGTCTAAGGTGACTTATGACAAGCGATATAAAATGGTAGCGGCGAAGTTAAACGACTTCAAAAAAGAGGGTATTTTGATCAATGAAGATAAACCTGTATATTATCTATACCAGATCAGTACCAAGACTTGGAGTTTCACAGGTATTGTGGCGGGTACTTCTATCGAGGACTATCAGAGTAACGTAATTAAGAAGCACGAAGACACCCTAGAGTTCCGCGTTAGACTATTTAAGGAATATTTGCACCACAGTAAGTTTAATACAGAACCTGTACTGATGATGTATCCTGATCAGCAGGATATCGAGCAGTGGATTAAAACCAAAAAGGATGCTAAGCCTTTATACGACTTCACTACAGTAACTAAAGAGAGACATACGATCTGGAGGATAGATACTGATACAGATGTAAAGTGGCTTACAGAGCAGTTCGCTAATATCAGTGAACTATACATTGCTGATGGGCATCACCGCTTTGCCTCTGCTGAGTTATTACAGACAGAGAATGAGAATGTGGAGAGTATACATGTACATCACAACTCTGTGATGACGTACTTAATCGCAGAGAGCAATATTAAGATCTATGAGTTTAACCGTATTATACACGACTTAAACAACCATACCAAAGAAGAGTTTCTAAAGCTTCTAAGCAAGAAATTTACTGTAGTCAACAAAGAGCAACAACTGTGGAAACCAGCTAAGAAGATGGAGTTCGGGATGTACTTAGATGGTGACTTCTATGCACTGACCCTAAAAGGTGTTAGAGAAACAGACTGTATCCTACAGCAGTTAGATGCACAGATACTATACGATGAAGTGCTAAATCCTATACTGGGATTAGACGATCTGAGAAACGATGCACGTATAGATTATGTTCCAGGTAATGAATCTATTGTTACCATTAAAGAACTAGTGGATGATGGAGAATACGAAGTAGGTTTTATGCTTTACCCTACCAATGTGAGCGAAATAAAACAAGTGGCTGATAATGATCTTATCATGCCTCCTAAAAGTACGTATATTGAACCTAAGTTTATGAACGGGTTATTTATATACGAAATATAA
- a CDS encoding 3-hydroxyacyl-CoA dehydrogenase family protein, with protein MKKIAVIGAGTMGNGIAHTFAQKGFTVLLIDISEAAIERGMTTIIKNLDRMISKGSITEADKKATIENIITYTDIKDGVANADLVVEAATENVELKLNIFRQLSEVCDENVILASNTSSISITKIASVVKNPERVIGMHFMNPVPIMKLVEIIRGYNTSDQVTKAIMDMSKALDKVPTEVNDYPGFVANRILMPMINEAIETLYNGVAGVEEIDTVMKLGMAHPMGPLQLADFIGLDVCLSILNVMYDGFKNPKYAPCPLLVNMVMAGKLGVKSAEGFYDYSESKKAEKVAKMFA; from the coding sequence ATGAAGAAAATAGCTGTTATCGGGGCTGGAACGATGGGCAATGGTATCGCACATACTTTTGCTCAAAAAGGGTTTACAGTTCTTTTAATCGATATTTCAGAAGCTGCTATCGAAAGAGGAATGACTACGATCATCAAGAACTTAGATCGTATGATCTCTAAAGGAAGCATCACTGAAGCTGATAAAAAAGCGACAATAGAGAATATCATCACCTATACTGACATTAAAGATGGTGTAGCCAATGCAGATCTAGTAGTAGAAGCAGCAACAGAAAATGTAGAGTTAAAACTAAATATATTCAGACAGCTTAGTGAGGTATGTGATGAGAATGTAATCTTAGCCTCTAACACCTCTTCTATCTCTATCACGAAGATTGCTTCTGTGGTGAAGAACCCTGAGCGCGTGATCGGTATGCACTTTATGAATCCTGTGCCTATTATGAAACTAGTAGAGATCATCAGAGGATATAATACAAGTGATCAGGTTACTAAAGCGATTATGGATATGTCTAAAGCATTAGATAAAGTTCCCACTGAGGTAAATGATTACCCTGGATTCGTAGCCAACCGTATTTTAATGCCGATGATCAATGAAGCGATCGAAACACTATATAACGGTGTGGCGGGTGTAGAAGAGATCGACACAGTGATGAAGTTAGGTATGGCCCACCCAATGGGTCCATTACAGTTAGCTGACTTTATCGGACTAGATGTATGTCTATCTATCTTAAACGTGATGTATGACGGATTTAAAAACCCTAAGTATGCTCCATGTCCATTGTTAGTAAATATGGTGATGGCTGGCAAACTAGGAGTTAAATCTGCAGAAGGATTCTACGACTACAGCGAAAGCAAAAAAGCAGAGAAAGTAGCTAAGATGTTCGCTTAA